The following DNA comes from Rhineura floridana isolate rRhiFlo1 chromosome 18, rRhiFlo1.hap2, whole genome shotgun sequence.
cctggagatgccgttggggagtAAACCTGCTGCCTCCGCCACTGAGCACGGCCCTGTCCCTCCTGCAGGCGATGTCACCTGACGGAGAGGCCATCGTAACGGGAGCAGGGGATGAAACGCTGAGGTTTTGGAACGTCTTCAGCAAAACCCGTTCCACCAAGgtaaaaacaagcaaaacagtTCCGCGTTTTGAGTAGTCGCACCCAGACTACGCAAGCAGATCCCACTGGGGTGCTGTGGTGTCTACAAGAAATGTACCCCTGTTTTGATTTCTCGGTGTTCACACGCAGTGGACAAAGCCatgctttgtttttaactgtggTTTAGGCCGCATAGGGGAACAGAGAAGGCTGCCTTACCCCAGAGTCTAGCTTAGTCTTCTCTACACCAATAGtcttacttgtttgtttatttaacttGTGTATCGCTTCCTGTTTCAAGAaatctcagagcagtttacatcTCAACAAAAAATCAATATGTGTTATATAAAAATAGTCTTTGACCTTAGTCCTGGGAGCCACCTCtaaacccaaacatgcatttgaagaCCCGCTTTTTTGTAATGTTTACCGTATGTTTGTGTGATGCTTCTGTGGTGCACCTTTAGATCAGGCTGTGACCCTATTAGAGAGTCCCGACCCACCAGTCGAAGGCCAGGGGaccacactgtctggcagcagctctccttgtTTCCAGGCGTTCCGAGCCCCACCTGCGGATGACAGGGGGTGAACCTGGGGCCTTGTGCCTGCAAAGGCAGATGCTTTGCCTCTGAGCTATCACCCTTTCCCTACAGAAAgagcaagattccagtcctcatgattgTGGTAGAGGGCTGACTAAACACCAAggcaggagctgccttatactggctcagaccattgctccatctgctgtctgccctgactggcagttTCAGACcgggaatcttttccagcccttcttgcaggtgtcagggattgaacctgggaccttctgcatcccaagcaggtgttctgccactgagcgaagGCCCTGTCTGTCCCTGTCCTTGCAAGTGTTTCTCCAACACTTGGTCTGTTTTCCCTGCGGCTTTTGCCTTGGGCGTCTGTACCTTGCCTGGTGTCCACAGGGGAGCCGCAAAGCCCCTGGGGACCAGCTGGTGGGAGCGCTGCAGGGGCTaaccatcccttctcctccctcttttaCCCCTAGGAGTCTGTCTCAGTCCTTAACCTCTTCACCAGGATACGGTAAAAGCCCACTGAGGAAGAGATTGACTTTTGGGGGTGGAGAACCACTGACCGGCTGCATGGAACCGCCCTCCAGGCCGTCATCTGGGGGGAAATGGGAATGcgccggggggagggggaggggcgatGTGTCAGAAACATGTTCAGAGGGGGCCTCGGAAGATCCTTTATTAAATCTGTGAGTGTGAATGCCATTGGATGTTATTTAGGCGTGGGTGGAATGGGAATGCTGTTGGACGAGTCTACCCTCTTCAGAGCCAGGGAGAGGAGAGTGTATAATATTATGtgtattggtgtgtgtgtgtgagagagagagagagagagtgtgtgcatGCAAGTGTGCTggaccaattaaaaaaaaaaagacaggaatGAGATTGTTTCAATCCCTGGTGGGGAGAAGAAGAAAAGATTGCCCGCATGTTGGCAGGGTGTGGGTGGTTGCCTGGACTTGGCAGAGAATAGGTGAGATCTGATTGGGACTTTTGCAGTCGCAGGGAGGAGGCGAGACCCTTCGGGGTTAGACATTCCAAACGGCAGAATTCCCTCCATCTTTAGTTTCTGGGTTCCCTCCCTGGACTCCCAAAAGCAGGTCTTCTGGAGAGCCGCGAGGAGATTGGGTTAGCTTGTCCCAGCCGAGACAAAGAGGAGCCTCTCAAGTAAAGCCCCTCAGCTCTTGGGGTGGGGAAAACGGAAAGGGTGTTGAAGGCAGCCGTCCCAAAATGGCaggactttttctctctctcccattttCTGGAGCATCTTTGTGTGGGCAGGATGAAGCCCctgtttattccactttataccTGCCTTGGAACTAAGTGGGCAGGATCACAGCCAGAaattggtattttttaaaaaaaacttgtataGAAAAGAAGTATTGGGATGTTTTAAAATACGCTTCGAAATCACGGCTGAAATGGAAGGGAGATGGGAGATCCTGGTGTTCGAGACCCTTGTACGGAGCTGCTCCTCCGGATGCttctggactacacctcccatcatccctggctactggCCCTGCGGGCTGCTGGGAATCCAGCAGCGTCTGGAGGGCACTGCGTTGTCTGTCCTTGTCCTTGAAAGCTAAAGGCTGGTGGCTTCTTTCTGTGGGTGTCGGAGAacacaagaatttttttttaattgcaaaaatgtaaccATGGTATGTCAGGTATGTGTTCTccctacacaaacacacagacgGGCTCTCCTTGCAGCCTCTGGGATTCAGGAGTCTTGGCAATCTGTGTTTTGCCCAAAccggaggtggggagggaaggaattgGCTGGGCAAGGAGGGAGCGCAAGGCCAAACTGGTAGCCAAACTGTACTCCAGCATTTAGGTCTTGGAAAAGACCAACGAGGCCTTTGCAGAAAAGACATTTCTTTGGTCCTTTGCAGAGCTGTCATTAGATCTGAAGtggactctttttaaaaaatgttcctttttattttgtggAGATGAGATGCTCTTTGTCTCTTGGAGCCTTTTTTTgagtggtggggagagagagagagactgaagcACTTAAATGTTCTGCGTGTTGCTTTAAGGATGAATCTCCCGTGTTCAGCAGCCCCGGCGTCATTGTTGTGTGGGCAGCGCTCAACCAGCGGTACATTGTGGCTTGTTTTTGTTCCTTGCTGTTGTTTTGGGGGAAACGTCTGTGTGTGAGAGTACGCTTTTGCCCTGCCCTGCATTGTGTGAGGGGAGGGATGCTTTTCCTGGGGCTGTTAGATTTGTTCAGGTggcagtgtgtgtttgtgttggtcCAATGACTGGAATGCCCTTCACAAGCAGCAGCCATGCCACCTGTCGAAGGCCCTGCCAGGGTCAGCCCTCCAGAGGGCGGGGGACTCCTTGCTCCCAGCAGCACcggtggtcagagatgatgggaactgtggtccagcaacatctggaggggcacagatgttccccattcctgacctaAGAAGTAGATCAGGCAAGATATTTATGAGAGAGGAATGCCTATTGTTAGACCATTGATGGGGAAAGGTGCATCCCTCCGGATGCTAATGGAGTCCAGTTCTcagcagctgcagccagcattgccagcgGCCAGggatggggttgtagtccagcagcgcTGAGAGGACATTCCCTGCTTCCTGCAGGAGGTTGAGGAATGCCTGTAtttggaagaggcattccctcctgagagcagggaatgcctcttcttagatcagggaggggagaaaCCTGCCGCCCCTCCAGATGCTCCAGCAGCCAATGTTGGCCAGCCGTTAGGGATGGAGTTGGGGaggccaggaacatctggagggcaccgcctTGGCTGCAAGCTCTTAAAAGAAGCCCGCCCGAGCTTTTCTCCGCCCTCCCGCCCTTACATCTCGTGGAGAGGGAGCATGAACAATCCAGCACTTGGAACGTCAGGAGCCATAGAGGGCCTGCACTCCAGGCCAGCATCCTCACAACGTTCCTTCTCTCTCATTCATTCTCTGTGAAGCAGTGGCGTGGAAGGGGTGTGTATGTCACAAAGAGGCGTTTGGCTGCCTCCTAATAAATACCCctctgtgcttgtgtgtgtgagtgtgtgtatatgtacgtgtgtgtgtttcTCAGTTTGGATGGCAAGAAGTGAGTATAATGCAGCGTGTTGACTAGCTACAAACGAGCGAGGGGGTGGTGGGCAGGCAGGGGAAACCTTGCAACCTTTGTATTTCCATACGTGTTAACTTTCTGGCCAGgagttcatgaaaattctttgagTAATATTTGGGCTGggcattcctttttctttttgtgtgcaTGTCTGGAGGATGTCGGCGTTTCTTATATACGTGGTGTGTTCGTAAGAGCCAGGAGCAGAGGAGATAATGCGGAAGAAGAAACCCTTGTAACGATACATTAATAAGAAAAGTGTTAAAATGTTTCTGGCATTAAAAGGACGTGTGGATTTCAAAACTGACCTTGCCAAGCGTGTGATGTTTTTGAAAGCTTCGCCAGTGGGGGTGGAAATGGGATTCTGAGGTGTGTGGGGTGTCATTCCTGGGCTACAGTGCTCAAAAGAGATGCGCCTGtaagctggggtggggggagccatttctccaggccaagggccgcattccctctgGGCAAGCGCCTGGAGGCCCCATGGCAACGGTAGGCATGGCCAGATGCcacagtgggcagagcaatgagtaTAACAACCCTTTGTAcaacaggctagtttctacacactcaacGCACCCCTCTGTGTCCTCCACCTGGACAAACGACGCGTTCGAGGGCATGTTCTAGATGGGTAAAAACAACTCGAGGTTGTGAAGCAAGGCCTGTGAGGGGTGTGTCCgggggggagtcccaagggccggaTAGAGAGAACTGGAGGGTCAcgtttggctcccaggcctgaggtttcttcTCCCCACTGCGAACCTGGAATATAGACCAGTTAGCAAGTCACCctgtttgggggagggaggggtttaAGTGCCAGCGGTCCAAAGCATGAATGCGCACAGGAGCTGCCTTAGCcgaatgagaccattggtccatcctggtcaatactgcctacactggctggtagcGGCTCTCTGGGGtgtcaggcaagagtctctcccaccccacctgaagatgcctgggattgaacccacaaATCGGGCTCCACTACTGAGCTGCAGTCCTTAAAGATTCaagtcctcatggttctggatAAAGAGCCGGTTTACCTAGGGATCCATGGCCCTTCGCCTCCCAGCCATCATCTCCCGCGTCCCAAGGGTCTTGAGGGCCTCCCTCTTTTGTTACCTGCGCCATATTCTTCCTGGTTGCCTGCCTTTTGTTGCTAAGGGGATGGTTGCCATGAAGGCTGGGCCTAGCAAACAATGATGGCAACCCTTTACCTGGCAGAGGAAGGTAAGCTTTCTCTCTCAGGAGCTGGCCTCAGCAGGAGCTGAGGTGGGGTGTGAAGGCAGCAGAGCCCCGCCATGGATTTCCGGTGTCTAAACTATCGGGATTTGGTGCTGAATCGTCCGTATGTCCCTCAGAGTACCCTGGAGACTGATTTCCCCACTCCGCTGTACAGGTGAGTGTCTAAATAGTTACTTTCTTTTGCCTCTCAATTTTGACAGAACAGAGAGGGATTGGAGTCCCTTCCCAACGAAGCAAGTTGTAATCAGTCTTGGGAGTTTTCTGAAGccactttgggttgtattcagctgagtcctactcagagcagagccaCTGTAATTAATGCACCGAAGTTAGTCACGTCCATTcacgtcaatgggtctactctgcacaGGACTAGCGTTGAATACTGCCCTTTGTCTTTAACAATTAGACCTGATTTGCCGAATTTTATCCAAACTCTTACATAACTCTTAGATTTAACCTCAGGTTGTGATCCTGGGGTTCAGAGCATCCTTCCCCAAACCATCAAATGTCTGCACGGGGCATTTGAAATCAGTGCTGCTAAGCAGGCATTATTATTAAAAGAGTTTATAAACCGCCTTTCCTTTTGATAAGAAAGACCCAAAACGGCTCACAAACAAGAGCCAACGaccaaaaaataaacataaaaccgATTATAAAAAATATACGTACTCAATTAGCTACATTCTTAGCTGAGCCCTTTTACGGTTTCAGCGGTGACATTAGTATCTGCCTATGTCTGTGTTTTACtgtgtaattattttatttaacaaaacttatataccgcttgattgtaaaaaaaattcttaagtggtttacaaaaaaattaatcgctaaaacaattaaaaacaagtaattaaaaagttttaaaacaattaagaaaacaggctaaagagattaaaacacatcatgtgtctgggtaggcttgcctaaacaaaaaagctttaagcaggcactgaaaagaataccACGGAGTCGCCTGCTGGATGccaagaggcagggagttccaaaggttaggtgctgccacactaaacttGATTACTatacaatttctttaaaaactgCGAACTTGTGGGaaagtggagagctgaacttaaggatggaaaaactAGCAACAGAGAGAAATGAAACAGAGCTTCTCCCTTTCTTGCTCAGAAGGAAATTGCtgtttcagtggggcttgctgccAGGTAATCTGCGTAGGACTGCAGCCCTATAAACCATTTTTTGGGAGTTTTTTTAACTGCTACTTTAAAATGTTGACACCCCCCTCCAATTTAGCTCAAAGGGGCCGTGCTGATTTGCCAAACAACCCCCCCAAATACGCATTTTTCAAACTACAGACAAAAcaaccaatgagcttcatggctgactgtaggatttgaaccctggtctcccccaGATCCTAGTCAGACACTCTAAccaccctctctctttttttttttgccccaggCCACCCTTGTTACCCAACATATAGGAGGTAAGGAGCTCCATACTCACATGCAGTCAGTTTTATCTTTACAACCACCATGCAAGGGAGGCCAAGATACTGAGACAGTTATGAACCCAAGGTCAGACTTTACGGTTGGCATGGAACGGCTGGATTTCTCACAAAGTGAATGCGatttcctcttcttccccctctccagTGATGAGTACCTGACGCTGAGGGGCCCTCAGAATGCCCCTATCATTAAGGAGGCCGTTCGCTGGAAATACACCCCTATGGGGTGGGACGCCATCCCTCAGACCTGGTACACGGGGCTGACCAACAGTCACAACCACGACTCCTGGTACACCCTCACCAACCCCATCGGCCGAGAGGCTTATTACCGCTGGCAGAAGTCACATGCCAAACGTGAGAGGACTCTACCACCTGGTAAGCTCTGGCTATCCCGCCGCCTCATTTTCTTCCCTGCAAAATCCTCCTCGGCTCTGCCACCCGATTTTTAAGGTTTCTTTAATCATATTACTGGATTTaactgatgttttgtttttgttttaagtttttgttaacttattgaccatttgaatttatttcttacagtgagttgtgtaactttttttctgttcaggttgtgagccaccttgtgcGTAAatttttgtggaaaggtggcctacaaataaacagtgatgatgatgatgatgattttaaaaaaaaaatgcatggcaaaGAGCAATGGGTTTTGCATCCACTGAgtatctactcagagtagacccatataAATTAGCCATGTGCATGAATTTAAATGGGTTGTAgccataattatttttattatttattaaatttaatatccctcccttcctcctagagGGAGCCGGCAAACAGATGATACAAAgacctcaaaaacaaaacatccgaaacacatctttaaaaaaactgttcCAACCCAGCTGCAAGTGGGAATAAGGTGTTTCTGCTTGCAAGGCTTTCtggaagaggaaggccttcaggaGGCGCCGAAAAGAGAACAGAGACGGTTCCTGCTGTGTTagccctacacagagtagaccttTTCAAATTAAAGGACACGGCTAAGATAATTTGCGTCTCAGATTGTAACTagatgtcagtgggtctactctgagtgggatttAGTTGGATGCAGCCCAACAGGTCTATTCAGAGTATGACTGATACTGGATTGCAACCCAATTAGGGTAGGGGTGGGGGGGTTGGGCTGCAGCCTGAATGACTGATTGTAATTGATGAGGGTAGTTTTCCTTTGCTCTCATTTTGTCAGTAAGATAACATGTGGAATGGATTCTCGAATTTTGTTCTTGTAGGATGACACTATGTTTTATTTTggtatattttttttgttttttctgtggttgtaaaccaccttgagtacagtaatgtagaaaggtggtatacagattaaaaatgaaatgaaagaaagaaaagaaaaaccactcagaagatccattgaaattattgAGCCTGACTAACTTAGTGGGCAGGCGGGCGTGGTTTTgggaaaacagcctcatgggctAACTTGGGATCCATGCTGGTccccatttggccctcaggctacaggttcccctcccttggcatggaaggggaggagatgTCACATACAAGgatggcatttgccttttctgctgCAGCAATTCCAGGCTGTCTCACATCCATCTTTTTTTGCCCTTCCTTCTCTCCTTTTAGCTTATGCCCAGCATTTGCACGAGAGCAGCTGGTATGATCCCATCGTTCCTGCCCAGTATTTGGACCCTAAAACACGATGGGGCGCATTTCTGTGGAGGGACAGACCCATTCTTGGAAAAGAATATGGTAATGGGCAGGatttggggcaggggaggagaagggggcaagTGGGAGGCTGGCGCGCCCTTCTTAACAAGGAAAGACTAAAGTGGTTGTGGGTTTCAGACGCCCAAGGGCGGGACGAAGGAAATGTTGCCCTTCAGAGAGGGTTGGGCTACAAACAGCCGTCAGTCCCAGTCGCTGACAATGCTGCCTATTGGAGTTGATGGGAAGCAGGAAGGCCCCACAGGTTCCCCCCTCCCTGAGctaagaagaggcattccccaCTCTGAGGAGGGAACGCCTCTTCTAAATAGAGGCATTCTTCCATCTCTTGCATGCAGTAGGGAAATGCCTctctttagatcagggatggagaacatttgtgtttctccagatgttgctggactcccagctcccatcctccctgaccattggccttgcttgctgTTGGGAGGTGACGTCCAGGAATTTCTGAGGGGGCGCACTTTCCCCACCCCTCTGAACAGAGGCTTATAAAGCCATGCATTGTgccaagcaggtgtggggaagcttcggccctccagatgttgctgaacgacaactccatcagccctagcaggcATGGCCGGTGGCCTGGGATGTggaagctgcagttcagcaacatctggagggccgaaggtGTGAAGTACACGGATTAATGGTGgtgtttattgttttgttttaaacattgtatgccttttaatatttttttaagttgCCTTTTTGAGAAAGACGTCTAAGAAATGTTACTGATGATGATAAGAAATTAAATAAAGTGGACAGAAActcattcttcccccccccccaataatattGGAACTTGGGGGTCACCTTGTGAAATCCAATGGGAACAGATTCCGGGCAGACGCAAGATCACCGTTTCAGGATAGCCACTACCGACGTAGGCAGCTTTTAAAGGGAGACTAGATAAATTCATGAGGAAGGACTGTAATTCTGGCAGTGGCTACATAATCAGGATGGCTCAGTCCATGGACCCTCCACATGCTGAGGCAGTCTATCTCTGAATACTGTCCTGTAGGgagctcctgtgtgtgtgtgagagagagagagagagaacgcacCCTGCTTGCGGCCTTCCTGATTAGCCATGGTGAGAAACAGGGCACTTGATTAGATGGAGccattttggcctgatccagcctggCTGTTCCAGCGTACTCACGTTGTTGAAGCATcctggagtctggcaacatctggagggccacagattgcccCAGCCTCGCTTCAGAactgaggaagctgccttgtagtgCATCAGACCGCTGGCCTGTCTAGCTGAGTatggcctgcactgactggcagcagctctcctggcttTTGgtcagggggcattcccagctctgcctggagatcaGACCTTAAGAAgcgcctgctgaatcaggccacaaGGGGGCCcgcctagtccagcctcctggtctcacagtggccagccagaggcccATGATGGGAACaggcccccaagcaggacctgagtgcaagagcaactctcccctcctgcagtttctggcaagtggtattcagagccatgctgcctctgactgtggaggcagagcgcagccatcgtggccagtagccactgatagccttgttttccatgaatgtgtctaatgctcttttaaaaccatccaggctggtggctgtcgctgcctcttgtgggagcgagttccatagtttaagtctgcgctgtgtgaagacgcccttccttttgtctgtcctgagcctTCCAAGAGATGACAGGGACGGAACTTCTCTCTGGGGTCTCGGGCAGAGAGGCGTCCCTCCATCACTTGCTGCCTGATCcttcttaactggagatgccaggggttgagccAGGGGTCTCCTGCATGCGCTGCACAagctctcctccctccctgtctccaTCCTCTGTTTCTCCCCAGTTGTCAACCGCAACCGCTGCGCTGAGGAGCTGAAGGGCAAGCCGGGCTACGTGGCCCATTTATCTTTCCACACGCCTGTCTTCACCGCAAAGGACTATCGCACCTGGAGGATGTTCGACCGCCAGCCCTCGACCAACCACCAGCACTAGTAAAGCTTCTTCTTGCTGTTTGGCATGATTTGAGAATCCTTCTTTGCCATGGAAGGTGGGGTTGCAAGCCCCTCTCCGGATCACCCCCTCGCCAATGCACAGGCCGATCTCCCGGGCCCAGTCGCTCAGAGCACATGGTGATGGCGGAGGCCTGTGGCATGGCGATGTGATAACTGTTGTGTGATGGTGCCCAGTGGTGCGAAACAGCGGCCTTGTGTATATTCTTATTCCAGGGatgattggcaggtgaggcctctTGATTCGGGGGGCTGGGGCCATATAGAGAAGCCTGGGGGCCATATTTGGCCTGAGGGTTCCCCCTTCCTCTCACCTACTTTGTTCAAAGGTGAGTTCGAAAAACTCCACCTTTACCAACATCCTGATTTACCACAGCAAGGTCCTAGTGGCTTCATCACCGTAAATATGCCTCTTCTGTGAAGCTAATGTGGAAAGCCCTGGTTATGTAACCTGTGTTCACTTTATGATGTGTTCTTAttaaccttccctcccccccccctcgaaAGGTAATAACATTCATGCAATGCATGTGACCCGTTTTAACCAAAAGATAAAAGTATAAAATAGCTGGATTTTAATCTGAGTCAGAAAGACTGGTGTAATGGTGAGGGTATTGGGCTCTGACCCAGGAGACCtcgtagggttgttgtgaggataaaaaggggagggcagggccACCTACaacaccttcagctccttggaggaataggtggcatagaaatgaaataaataaataagaggcgtGGGAATCCGACctctcctcccccaaaaaacttgAATTCTACAGggagcaaaaaataaaattctgtACGCTTTCACCAGCTCTGAAATCAGagacttgttaaaagaaataaatttaagcatttaaaattatttatttgtttatttcatccTGCCCTTCGTCCCACACATACCTTGGGGAGTGATAAAACAGAGACTCGCTGCCTTTATAGATTTTGCTCCCCATTCTGTTCCTTTCATAGATGCTTCTGGGAGCTCACAAGCAGGGTTTGAAGGTGCCAgcccctccccctgcttctcctcccccctcagcACATGGCACTCAGTGATAGATTGCGTTTGTACATGGAGGGTTTAGAtactatttttgtaaaaaaaagaaaagataaaaaggaaAAACCACGTTGCATTCCCAATTCCAGAGTTTGTAGGTGGTGTTGGGAAACATGTAAAAACATGTTTAGGGCCAGGGTGGTCTTACAAAaatgcaggagtttttcactacaCTTACACAAATGTTATATTGTTAAAAAATGcggttgggagggggggaagatcCCTTTTTTTGAAAAGGCTTTTATCTCACCCAATTAAGGAGaagatttgaggaaagattgTTAGGTTTGGCTTTTTAAAGCACACTGTtcatctgtgtatgtgtgtgggcatGGCGGGGTTATCCTCTTTGCTCTCTTGTCTAGATGTACAGGGATCCAAAAATATATACTGTAAAAAgatacaccccccccaaaaaaagaattctGCCTTGAAGCCACCATTTTAAGGTTCAGGTATGTGGTAAGCACTCTCCTTTCTCAAAATAAAGGTGTCTCTTTGCTGGCATGTTAAAAAAATTGTCT
Coding sequences within:
- the TEKTIP1 gene encoding tektin bundle-interacting protein 1 isoform X2; its protein translation is MDFRCLNYRDLVLNRPYVPQSTLETDFPTPLYSDEYLTLRGPQNAPIIKEAVRWKYTPMGWDAIPQTWYTGLTNSHNHDSWYTLTNPIGREAYYRWQKSHAKRERTLPPAYAQHLHESSWYDPIVPAQYLDPKTRWGAFLWRDRPILGKEYVVNRNRCAEELKGKPGYVAHLSFHTPVFTAKDYRTWRMFDRQPSTNHQH
- the TEKTIP1 gene encoding tektin bundle-interacting protein 1 isoform X1, which translates into the protein MQSVLSLQPPCKGGQDTETVMNPRSDFTVGMERLDFSQSECDFLFFPLSSDEYLTLRGPQNAPIIKEAVRWKYTPMGWDAIPQTWYTGLTNSHNHDSWYTLTNPIGREAYYRWQKSHAKRERTLPPAYAQHLHESSWYDPIVPAQYLDPKTRWGAFLWRDRPILGKEYVVNRNRCAEELKGKPGYVAHLSFHTPVFTAKDYRTWRMFDRQPSTNHQH